In one Melaminivora jejuensis genomic region, the following are encoded:
- a CDS encoding aromatic/alkene/methane monooxygenase hydroxylase/oxygenase subunit alpha — protein sequence MDMKVTKKLGLKERYNLMTRDLDWTPTYQAVRDVFPYIEYEGIKIHDWNKFEDPFRMTMDSYWKYQAEKERKLYAIIDAFTQNNGHLSVTDARYINTLKLFLTGVSPLEYMAHRGFAHIGRQFPGAGPKVACQMQSLDEIRHCQTQLHALSNYNKHYNGFENWRHQHDRVWYLSVPKSFFDDAVSAGPFEFIVAISFAFEYVLTNLLFVPFISGAAYNGDMGAMAFGFSAQSDEARHMTLGLEVIKFMLEQDPDNLPIIQGWIDKWFWRGYRVLTLVAMMMDYMLPKRVMSWKEAWEIYGEQNGGALFADLARYGIRPPLGWEQACKEKDHLSHQAWNVFYNYGAAAPFHTWAPSEEDMKWLSSKYPDTFDKYYRPLWTHYAKEQSEGRRFYNQTLPMLCQTCQIPMFFTEPDDPTQVAYRESEYQGMKYHFCSDGCKHVFDQEPEKISQAWLPVHQIYQGNCFPEDADPTKPDFNPLAEVLRWYRMEFGRDNLDYADSPDKKNFEAWRAQATTN from the coding sequence ATGGACATGAAAGTCACCAAGAAGCTGGGCCTCAAGGAGCGCTACAACCTGATGACGCGCGACCTGGACTGGACGCCCACCTACCAGGCCGTGCGCGATGTCTTTCCTTACATCGAGTACGAAGGCATCAAGATCCACGACTGGAACAAGTTCGAGGATCCGTTCCGCATGACGATGGATTCCTACTGGAAGTACCAGGCAGAAAAGGAGCGCAAGCTCTACGCCATCATCGACGCCTTCACGCAGAACAACGGCCACCTGAGCGTCACGGACGCGCGCTACATCAACACGCTCAAGCTGTTCCTGACGGGTGTGTCGCCGCTGGAGTACATGGCGCACCGGGGCTTTGCCCACATTGGCCGCCAGTTCCCCGGCGCCGGCCCCAAGGTGGCCTGCCAGATGCAGTCGCTCGACGAGATCCGCCACTGCCAGACGCAGCTGCACGCGCTGTCCAACTACAACAAGCACTACAACGGCTTCGAGAACTGGCGCCACCAGCATGACCGCGTGTGGTACCTGAGCGTGCCCAAGTCGTTCTTCGACGACGCCGTGAGCGCCGGCCCGTTCGAGTTCATCGTGGCCATCAGCTTCGCCTTCGAATACGTGCTCACCAACTTGCTGTTCGTGCCCTTCATCTCGGGCGCGGCCTACAACGGCGACATGGGCGCGATGGCGTTCGGCTTCTCGGCGCAGTCCGACGAGGCGCGCCACATGACGCTGGGCCTGGAAGTCATCAAGTTCATGCTGGAGCAGGATCCGGACAACCTGCCCATCATCCAGGGCTGGATCGACAAGTGGTTCTGGCGCGGCTACCGCGTGCTGACGCTGGTGGCCATGATGATGGACTACATGCTGCCCAAGCGCGTCATGAGCTGGAAGGAAGCCTGGGAGATCTACGGCGAGCAAAACGGCGGCGCGCTGTTTGCCGACCTGGCGCGCTACGGCATCCGCCCGCCGCTGGGCTGGGAGCAGGCCTGCAAGGAAAAGGATCACCTGTCGCACCAGGCCTGGAACGTGTTCTACAACTACGGCGCCGCCGCCCCCTTCCACACCTGGGCACCCAGCGAGGAAGACATGAAGTGGCTGTCGAGCAAGTACCCCGACACCTTCGACAAGTACTACCGCCCGCTGTGGACGCACTACGCCAAGGAGCAAAGCGAGGGCCGGCGCTTCTACAACCAGACGCTGCCCATGCTGTGCCAGACCTGCCAGATCCCGATGTTCTTCACCGAGCCGGACGATCCCACGCAAGTCGCCTACCGCGAGAGCGAATACCAGGGCATGAAGTACCACTTCTGCTCGGACGGCTGCAAGCATGTGTTCGACCAGGAGCCGGAGAAGATCTCCCAGGCCTGGCTGCCGGTACACCAGATCTACCAGGGCAACTGCTTCCCCGAGGACGCCGATCCGACCAAGCCCGACTTCAACCCGCTGGCCGAGGTGCTGCGCTGGTATCGCATGGAGTTCGGCCGCGACAACCTGGACTACGCCGACTCGCCGGACAAGAAGAACTTCGAGGCCTGGCGCGCGCAGGCGACGACCAACTGA
- a CDS encoding MmoB/DmpM family protein, whose translation MSNVFIAFQKNEETRAIVAAILADNPHAVANDQPAMVKIDAPGRLVVRKSTIEEEMGREFDLQEMHINLITLTGNIDETEDEFTLSWSH comes from the coding sequence ATGTCCAACGTATTCATTGCCTTCCAGAAGAACGAGGAGACGCGCGCCATCGTCGCCGCCATCCTCGCCGACAACCCCCATGCCGTGGCCAACGACCAGCCGGCCATGGTCAAGATCGACGCCCCGGGCCGCCTGGTGGTGCGCAAAAGCACCATCGAGGAAGAAATGGGCCGCGAGTTCGACCTGCAGGAGATGCACATCAACCTCATCACCCTGACCGGCAACATCGACGAGACCGAAGACGAATTCACCCTGAGCTGGAGCCACTGA
- a CDS encoding phenol hydroxylase produces MQIDLRTVSITPLRQTYANIAARQGDKPASRYLEGTMDVQPDANFHYRPTWDSEHELFDTGRTAVQMRDWYALKDPRQLYYGAYALARARMQETAEADFDFVETRDLASGYDDAARRTALDFYVPLRHVAWGANMNGAYQCAYGYGTAITQTCLYAGMDQLGIAQYLTRLGLLLGTPGDLEAGKHAWLEAPVWQPLRRLVEDTWVVKDWFELFVAQNVALDGLLFGLAYREVDVALRERAGPTVSMLTRFQAEWFQDACKWVDAVIKVAAAESEDNQLLLSGWYARWRGRAHEALLPVAQLALGEGAETALERVQAQLDARMKKAGLAV; encoded by the coding sequence ATGCAGATCGACCTGCGCACCGTCAGCATCACGCCGCTGCGCCAGACCTACGCCAACATCGCCGCCCGCCAGGGCGACAAGCCGGCTTCGCGCTATCTGGAAGGCACCATGGACGTGCAGCCGGATGCCAACTTCCACTACCGCCCGACCTGGGACAGCGAGCACGAGCTGTTCGACACCGGGCGCACGGCCGTGCAGATGCGCGACTGGTACGCGCTGAAGGATCCGCGCCAGCTCTACTACGGCGCCTACGCCCTGGCGCGCGCCCGGATGCAGGAGACTGCCGAAGCCGACTTCGACTTCGTGGAGACGCGCGATCTGGCCAGCGGCTACGACGATGCCGCACGCCGCACGGCGCTGGACTTCTATGTGCCGCTGCGCCACGTCGCCTGGGGCGCCAACATGAATGGCGCCTACCAGTGCGCCTACGGCTACGGCACGGCCATCACCCAGACCTGCCTGTACGCCGGCATGGATCAGCTGGGCATCGCCCAGTACCTGACGCGCCTGGGCCTGCTGCTGGGCACGCCCGGCGACCTGGAGGCCGGCAAGCACGCCTGGCTGGAGGCACCCGTGTGGCAGCCGCTGCGCCGCCTGGTCGAAGACACCTGGGTGGTCAAGGACTGGTTCGAGCTGTTCGTGGCGCAGAACGTGGCGCTGGACGGCCTGCTGTTCGGCCTGGCGTACCGCGAGGTGGACGTGGCGCTGCGCGAGCGCGCCGGCCCCACGGTGTCCATGCTCACGCGCTTCCAGGCCGAGTGGTTCCAGGACGCCTGCAAGTGGGTCGATGCCGTCATCAAGGTGGCTGCCGCCGAGAGCGAGGACAACCAGCTGCTGCTGTCGGGCTGGTACGCCCGCTGGCGTGGCCGCGCCCACGAAGCGCTGCTGCCGGTGGCGCAGCTGGCCCTGGGCGAGGGCGCTGAAACGGCGCTGGAGCGCGTGCAGGCGCAGCTCGACGCACGCATGAAGAAAGCCGGCCTGGCCGTCTGA
- a CDS encoding phenol hydroxylase subunit yields MTRTPVPSPDDERWDVQRRFIRIVHEHANGMVEFEFAVGEPGMFAEMILPRAEFEDFCRTQGVQPTHGALPAAADGSAQGEWDWSLRDAREQHFRAPD; encoded by the coding sequence ATGACCCGCACACCCGTCCCCTCTCCCGACGACGAGCGCTGGGATGTCCAGCGCCGCTTCATCCGCATCGTGCATGAGCACGCCAACGGCATGGTGGAGTTCGAGTTCGCCGTGGGCGAGCCCGGCATGTTCGCCGAGATGATCCTGCCGCGTGCCGAGTTCGAGGACTTCTGCCGCACGCAGGGTGTGCAGCCGACCCACGGCGCGCTGCCCGCCGCCGCCGATGGCAGCGCCCAGGGCGAGTGGGACTGGAGCCTGCGCGATGCGCGCGAGCAGCACTTTCGCGCCCCCGACTGA
- a CDS encoding sigma-54-dependent Fis family transcriptional regulator — protein sequence MSMLPALPADADLRRQVQFSSTDGRIWLAGQRMVLMHAASLGILRRELIQTLGHAGARRMLLRVGYASGERDAALAHHLRAGADDFARFAVGPQLHMLEGAVQVTPELLELDAVSGHFHGIFRWDHSWEVETHLRDFGAQRDPVCWTLLGYASGYTSAFMGRQIFYKEVACHACGAAHCRIEGRPVGDWPDGAQLATDYAPGAVSAPPGREEAGADGAAPHISAPAPAEDQPATSADALGQLIGRSAAFTVATQLLRKAAGTQVTVLLGGETGVGKERFARALHALSPRAAKPFVAVNCAALPGELIESELFGTEKGAYTGADAARPGRFERAHGGTLFLDELGELSLPAQAKLLRVLQEGEVERLGATHTRQVDVRLVGATHVDLAEAVRAGRFRQDLYYRLNVYPIRIPPLRERLEDIEPFARHLLERFARLHDKHVAGFTDRALDALRQHGWPGNVREMENLIERGVILADIGQPLDLGQLFPEQAAGVGAAPTHTLQASGRLRAEQPPALGAALVGQLLAQPLDLQRLETQLIEEAVARSQGNLAAAARLLGLTRPQLSYRLNKIRSD from the coding sequence ATGTCCATGCTGCCTGCCCTGCCCGCTGATGCCGACCTGCGCCGCCAGGTGCAGTTCTCCTCGACCGATGGCCGCATCTGGTTGGCCGGCCAGCGCATGGTGCTGATGCACGCGGCCTCGCTGGGCATACTGCGCCGCGAGCTGATCCAGACCCTGGGGCACGCCGGCGCGCGGCGCATGTTGCTGCGCGTGGGCTATGCCTCAGGCGAGCGCGACGCGGCCCTGGCGCACCATTTGCGCGCCGGCGCGGACGACTTCGCGCGCTTTGCCGTCGGCCCGCAGCTGCACATGCTGGAGGGCGCGGTGCAGGTCACGCCCGAGCTGCTGGAGCTCGATGCCGTCAGCGGCCACTTTCACGGCATCTTCCGCTGGGATCACTCCTGGGAGGTGGAGACGCACCTGCGCGACTTCGGCGCCCAGCGCGATCCGGTGTGTTGGACGCTGCTGGGCTACGCCTCGGGCTATACCAGCGCCTTCATGGGCCGGCAGATCTTCTACAAGGAAGTCGCCTGCCACGCCTGCGGCGCGGCGCACTGCCGCATAGAGGGCCGGCCCGTAGGCGACTGGCCCGACGGCGCGCAACTGGCCACCGACTACGCGCCGGGCGCCGTCAGCGCCCCACCCGGGCGCGAGGAGGCCGGGGCCGACGGCGCAGCGCCCCACATTTCGGCCCCGGCCCCCGCCGAAGACCAGCCGGCCACCAGCGCCGACGCCCTGGGCCAGCTGATTGGCCGCTCGGCCGCCTTCACGGTGGCCACGCAGCTACTGCGCAAGGCCGCCGGCACGCAGGTCACGGTGCTGCTGGGCGGCGAGACCGGCGTGGGCAAGGAACGCTTCGCCCGCGCCCTGCACGCCCTGAGCCCGCGCGCAGCCAAGCCCTTCGTCGCCGTCAACTGCGCCGCCCTGCCCGGCGAGCTGATCGAGTCCGAGCTGTTCGGCACGGAAAAAGGCGCCTACACCGGCGCCGACGCGGCCCGCCCCGGGCGTTTCGAGCGCGCGCACGGCGGCACGCTGTTCCTGGACGAGCTGGGCGAGCTGTCGCTGCCGGCGCAGGCCAAGCTGCTGCGCGTGCTGCAGGAGGGCGAGGTCGAGCGCCTGGGTGCCACGCACACGCGCCAGGTCGATGTGCGCCTGGTCGGCGCCACGCACGTGGACTTGGCCGAGGCGGTGCGCGCCGGGCGCTTCCGCCAGGACTTGTACTACCGGCTGAACGTCTATCCCATCCGCATCCCGCCGCTGCGCGAGCGGCTCGAAGACATCGAGCCTTTTGCCCGGCACCTGCTGGAGCGCTTTGCCCGGCTGCACGACAAGCACGTCGCCGGCTTCACCGACCGCGCCCTGGACGCGCTGCGCCAGCACGGCTGGCCGGGCAACGTGCGCGAGATGGAAAACCTGATCGAGCGCGGCGTGATCCTGGCCGACATCGGCCAGCCGCTGGATCTGGGCCAGCTCTTTCCCGAGCAGGCCGCCGGCGTCGGCGCCGCGCCCACGCACACGCTGCAAGCCTCGGGCCGGCTGCGCGCCGAGCAGCCGCCGGCACTGGGCGCGGCGCTGGTCGGGCAACTGCTGGCCCAGCCGCTGGACTTGCAGCGCCTGGAAACCCAGCTCATCGAAGAAGCGGTGGCGCGCAGCCAGGGCAACCTGGCCGCCGCCGCGCGGCTGCTGGGCCTGACGCGGCCCCAGCTGAGCTACCGCCTGAACAAGATCCGCAGCGATTGA